A window of Chloracidobacterium sp. N contains these coding sequences:
- a CDS encoding pyridoxal phosphate-dependent aminotransferase gives MPGFLADADLTPNRIEQARQRKGHYLDLTSSNPTHQGLLFPPDVLKAAAADYWANRRYCPDPHGWLPAREVIAADYARRTPPLAVSPDAIFITASTSEAYSLLFALLTEPGDNVLGPDVTYPLFEHLAAIHHVELRTYRLDEAHGWRIDEASLLAATDAQTRAVLLVSPHNPTGMIVQQPLPALRQLGLPVICDEVFATFTYRAPTSPPLGTLHPELPVFHLDGISKRLALPDLKLGWIALNEPAATRFGTRLEILNDAFLSANALTQFMLPTLFEQGQAFVQHMRDRLRAALDLALARLQRCPNVTVHPPDGGYYLFPRIAGWEDEEDLVLELLEHGVLVHPGYFYGCEQGVHLMLSCLTEPNQLRAGLDILARHL, from the coding sequence ATGCCCGGTTTTCTCGCTGACGCCGACCTGACACCCAATCGCATCGAACAGGCCCGCCAGCGCAAGGGACACTACCTTGACCTGACGAGCAGCAATCCAACCCACCAGGGGTTGCTGTTTCCGCCCGATGTGCTGAAGGCTGCCGCAGCGGACTACTGGGCGAACCGGCGCTACTGTCCTGATCCGCACGGGTGGCTGCCGGCGCGGGAGGTCATTGCGGCGGACTACGCCCGCCGGACGCCGCCGCTCGCGGTGTCACCGGATGCCATTTTCATCACCGCCAGTACGAGTGAAGCCTACAGCCTGCTCTTTGCGCTGCTCACCGAACCGGGCGACAACGTGCTCGGACCCGATGTCACGTATCCGCTGTTTGAGCATCTGGCGGCCATACACCACGTGGAATTGCGTACCTACCGGCTGGATGAAGCCCATGGCTGGCGGATTGATGAAGCATCGCTGCTCGCGGCAACAGACGCGCAGACCCGTGCCGTTCTGCTGGTATCGCCCCACAATCCCACCGGGATGATCGTCCAGCAACCACTGCCGGCGCTCCGCCAGCTTGGGTTGCCCGTCATCTGTGATGAAGTGTTTGCCACCTTTACCTACCGGGCTCCGACCAGCCCGCCGCTGGGGACACTGCACCCGGAGCTTCCGGTCTTTCATCTTGATGGTATTTCCAAACGCCTGGCCCTGCCCGACCTGAAACTGGGCTGGATCGCGCTGAACGAACCGGCCGCGACCAGGTTTGGGACGCGGCTTGAAATCCTTAACGATGCCTTTCTGAGCGCCAATGCCCTGACCCAGTTCATGCTGCCGACGCTGTTTGAGCAGGGGCAGGCTTTCGTACAGCACATGCGCGACCGCCTGCGGGCGGCGCTCGATCTGGCGCTTGCCCGGCTGCAACGCTGCCCAAATGTGACCGTCCACCCGCCGGATGGCGGCTACTACCTGTTTCCACGGATTGCCGGGTGGGAGGACGAAGAAGACCTCGTGCTGGAACTCCTCGAACATGGCGTCCTCGTGCATCCCGGCTACTTCTACGGCTGCGAGCAGGGCGTTCACCTCATGCTGTCCTGCCTGACAGAACCCAACCAGCTCCGGGCCGGCCTCGACATCCTTGCCCGCCATCTCTGA
- the gltX gene encoding glutamate--tRNA ligase: protein MNSGIRVRFAPSPTGYLHIGGARTALFNWLFARKHHGTFILRIEDTDRERSTPEAVATILDGLRWLGLDWDEGPFYQSERLAAHRQLAEQLLAAGHAYKSYETKEELEAMRQAAEAAKQPFVFRGRTLPPEEEAQLTAQGTPYVVRFRVPRTDGAVTFHDLVHGEQTKRYADIEDFALLRSDGSPLYILSNAADDIAERVTHVVRGQDGLANTPKQLLIYRALGVPEPTFAHLPLILDGKRAKLSKRKHGERATVQFYQAQGFIPDAFLNAIALIGWSPGDNREILSREDMIAAFDFAQVSRTNGIFNLPPADQPLADPRQFTDPKALWLNAEYLRTLPLDRLLPMVQAQLETAGLWKPAFATGDGQAWFARTVDVIRERFRTLVDFTTYGRAYFDDTFDIDPEAARKNLRDPRLATWLPELADTLEPLPDWTAEAVEAALRDFAAAREVKAGLFINAARVALTGQSVGPSMFEVFVLIGRERSCARLRATGQRLMAEAPASRDAAATS, encoded by the coding sequence ATGAACTCAGGCATCCGCGTCCGTTTCGCGCCTTCTCCGACCGGCTACCTGCACATCGGTGGGGCGCGCACGGCGCTCTTCAACTGGCTGTTTGCCCGTAAACACCACGGCACGTTTATTTTGCGGATTGAAGACACGGACCGTGAGCGTTCCACGCCGGAAGCCGTGGCGACCATTCTGGACGGGCTGCGCTGGCTGGGCCTCGATTGGGACGAAGGTCCCTTTTACCAGTCCGAACGGCTGGCAGCCCACCGCCAGCTTGCCGAACAACTGCTCGCGGCCGGCCATGCCTACAAGTCCTACGAAACCAAAGAGGAACTGGAAGCGATGCGGCAGGCGGCCGAGGCAGCCAAACAACCCTTTGTGTTTCGCGGCCGCACCCTGCCGCCCGAAGAAGAAGCCCAGCTCACAGCCCAGGGAACGCCCTATGTCGTGCGGTTCCGCGTCCCCCGGACGGACGGCGCCGTGACGTTCCACGATCTGGTTCACGGGGAGCAGACCAAGCGCTATGCCGACATCGAGGACTTTGCCCTGCTCCGTTCGGACGGCTCACCGCTCTACATTCTCAGCAACGCGGCCGATGACATTGCCGAACGGGTGACGCACGTTGTGCGCGGGCAGGACGGCCTTGCCAACACCCCCAAACAACTGCTCATCTACCGGGCGCTGGGCGTCCCGGAACCCACCTTTGCGCACCTGCCGCTCATTCTGGATGGCAAACGCGCCAAACTCTCCAAACGCAAGCATGGCGAACGGGCGACGGTGCAGTTCTATCAGGCGCAGGGCTTCATCCCGGACGCCTTTCTCAATGCCATTGCCCTGATCGGATGGTCCCCCGGTGACAACCGGGAAATCCTCTCGCGGGAGGACATGATCGCCGCCTTTGATTTTGCCCAGGTGAGCCGCACCAACGGGATTTTCAACCTTCCGCCAGCGGACCAGCCGCTGGCCGACCCACGGCAGTTCACCGACCCGAAAGCCCTGTGGCTCAACGCAGAATATCTCCGTACTCTGCCGCTCGACCGGTTGCTCCCCATGGTGCAGGCGCAGCTTGAGACGGCCGGACTCTGGAAGCCTGCCTTTGCTACCGGTGACGGGCAGGCGTGGTTTGCCCGTACGGTGGATGTCATTCGTGAGCGTTTCCGCACGCTGGTGGACTTCACCACCTACGGGCGGGCGTACTTTGACGACACCTTCGACATTGACCCGGAAGCTGCCCGGAAAAACCTGCGTGACCCCCGCCTGGCAACGTGGCTGCCGGAACTGGCCGACACGCTCGAACCGCTCCCGGACTGGACGGCAGAAGCGGTCGAAGCGGCGCTCCGGGACTTTGCTGCGGCCCGGGAAGTCAAGGCCGGACTGTTCATCAACGCGGCGCGGGTGGCGCTCACGGGACAAAGTGTAGGGCCAAGCATGTTTGAGGTCTTTGTCCTCATTGGCCGCGAGCGTTCATGCGCCCGCCTGCGCGCCACCGGGCAACGGCTCATGGCCGAAGCGCCGGCCAGCCGTGACGCGGCGGCCACATCCTGA
- a CDS encoding PLP-dependent cysteine synthase family protein, with translation MALGITEDITELIGKTPLLHLRSVVPAGAANVYAKLEYLNPGGSIKDRAALGLITDAEQRGRLKPGATIIEPTAGNTGVGLALIGRTRGYRVILCVPEGYSREKMQVAEALGGTLVYTPYEEGIPGAIRKALELAESIPDAFVPQQFSNPANPHIHYLTTGAEIYEQLGGKVDGIAIGCGTAGTFSGVARYIRERNPNAVCIAVETEGSVLGGGQPGPHKVEGIGTSFIPENFHRELCDEVVAVTDRDAFAMVRRLACEEGVLCGGSAGANAFAAIQLARRLGEGKNVVTIFPDGAERYMSKGIFDELP, from the coding sequence ATGGCACTTGGTATTACGGAAGACATCACGGAACTCATTGGCAAAACCCCCCTGCTGCACCTGCGCTCCGTCGTTCCGGCAGGAGCCGCCAATGTGTATGCCAAACTTGAATACCTCAACCCTGGCGGGAGCATCAAAGACCGCGCCGCGCTGGGTCTCATCACCGATGCCGAGCAGCGCGGGCGGCTCAAGCCCGGCGCTACCATCATCGAGCCGACCGCCGGCAACACCGGCGTTGGACTGGCGCTCATCGGACGGACGCGCGGCTACCGGGTGATCCTGTGCGTCCCGGAAGGCTACAGCCGCGAAAAAATGCAGGTTGCCGAGGCGTTGGGCGGGACGCTGGTCTATACGCCCTATGAAGAGGGCATCCCCGGCGCGATTCGCAAGGCGCTGGAGCTGGCGGAATCCATCCCTGATGCTTTTGTTCCACAGCAGTTCAGCAATCCGGCCAATCCGCACATTCACTACCTGACGACCGGCGCCGAAATCTATGAGCAGCTTGGCGGCAAAGTGGATGGGATTGCCATTGGCTGCGGCACGGCCGGCACCTTTTCCGGCGTGGCCCGCTACATCCGGGAACGCAACCCAAACGCGGTGTGTATCGCCGTCGAAACGGAAGGCTCGGTGCTCGGCGGCGGACAGCCCGGCCCCCACAAAGTTGAGGGAATCGGCACAAGTTTCATCCCGGAAAACTTCCACCGCGAGTTATGCGACGAAGTGGTGGCTGTCACCGACCGCGACGCCTTCGCCATGGTTCGCCGCCTGGCCTGTGAGGAAGGGGTCCTGTGTGGTGGTTCGGCCGGCGCGAACGCTTTTGCGGCCATTCAGCTTGCCCGGCGTCTTGGAGAAGGGAAGAACGTCGTCACGATTTTCCCGGACGGCGCTGAACGCTACATGAGCAAAGGGATTTTCGACGAACTGCCCTGA
- a CDS encoding AAA family ATPase: MGWRAHAIVEVEPPRRLYPHAGQQAVVHLAFVTPEAMDIAEARAANLRGNEHLQRGDYAAAIAAYREAIACDPHARAYPRERGIIHANLAYALSLAGDLDAACEAYHTAIRLEPRRGTYHNELGDVLFRLQDWSAALAAYHRAAQSETFLRAYPESPGLIQYNLGLTYGELGDREAARRHFAEALRREPKNETYRVALESLGPWPSSAPSSAPATPSAAQPRGRPTFAQVGGCHEAKQTIAQAVRIVLEAERAAQYRIHLNGILLIGGPGSGKTFLAEATAGEFQLPLVRVTLSEVTSKWSGEGVERLRQVFEQAAQRAPCLLFFDDFEGLAANLRDTESNIEHRRFLEAFLQHIEQIRQKPGVVLMAATSQPDVLDAAMVRPGRFDWRVTLHPPEVNERRAMLENLLHARPIGDINYEHWAQRTAGCTAADLARLVNTAALEAFAANQPIADHHLAAALSKFEASERFVGTRRAWSDIVLTEEVRAAFRLIQYLLENPDAGQSFGLTPPRGAVLYGPPGTGKTTLARVLAHEARCSFYAVTPSDIYAKWAGESERRVTELFQRARAHRPSIIFFDEADALFGARSAAAAEAAPHVNRVLNQFLAEMDGLRANDRLFILAATNRLDLIDPAMLRAGRLSEKIHVPLPVQEQRLALFRLFTRTMQLDPSVRLEELAAATAGKSGADIEELCHAAARVAFLRYVDRSVPSPQPLVTGEDFQAAMSLLGIAVSPSSSPSATEKRSAPTSTLLTEEVALMS, from the coding sequence ATGGGATGGCGCGCGCATGCGATAGTGGAAGTGGAACCACCACGGAGGCTCTACCCCCACGCCGGCCAGCAGGCTGTGGTTCATCTTGCCTTTGTGACACCCGAAGCCATGGATATTGCGGAAGCGCGCGCTGCCAATCTACGCGGCAACGAACATCTGCAACGTGGGGACTATGCGGCTGCCATCGCTGCCTACCGGGAAGCCATTGCCTGTGACCCGCATGCGCGGGCTTATCCACGTGAGCGGGGTATCATCCACGCCAATCTCGCCTACGCCCTGTCTCTGGCCGGAGACCTTGACGCGGCCTGCGAGGCGTACCACACGGCAATCCGGCTGGAGCCACGGCGGGGCACCTATCACAATGAACTGGGCGATGTTCTGTTTCGCCTTCAGGATTGGTCGGCAGCGCTGGCGGCCTATCACCGGGCGGCCCAATCGGAAACCTTTTTGCGGGCCTACCCGGAATCACCCGGACTGATTCAGTACAACCTTGGTCTTACCTACGGCGAGCTTGGCGACCGCGAAGCCGCACGGCGGCATTTTGCCGAGGCCCTGCGCCGCGAACCCAAAAACGAAACCTACCGCGTGGCTCTGGAGTCGCTTGGCCCGTGGCCTTCATCGGCGCCCTCATCTGCACCGGCAACACCATCCGCTGCGCAACCCAGGGGGCGTCCGACCTTTGCCCAGGTTGGGGGATGCCATGAAGCCAAGCAAACCATTGCCCAGGCCGTACGCATTGTGCTCGAAGCCGAGCGGGCTGCGCAGTATCGCATTCACCTGAACGGTATTCTGCTCATTGGCGGGCCGGGCAGCGGCAAAACCTTTCTGGCGGAGGCAACGGCGGGTGAGTTTCAACTGCCGCTCGTGCGCGTTACGCTCAGCGAAGTGACCTCGAAATGGTCGGGAGAAGGCGTCGAACGTCTGCGTCAGGTCTTCGAGCAGGCGGCGCAGCGCGCTCCGTGCCTGTTGTTTTTTGACGACTTCGAGGGCCTGGCGGCCAACCTGCGCGATACGGAGTCCAACATCGAGCATCGCCGCTTTCTGGAAGCCTTTCTTCAGCACATCGAGCAGATTCGGCAGAAACCGGGCGTGGTGCTGATGGCTGCAACCTCCCAGCCGGATGTACTGGATGCAGCAATGGTCCGTCCCGGACGGTTCGACTGGCGCGTGACGCTGCATCCACCGGAAGTTAACGAACGCCGCGCCATGCTCGAAAACCTGCTGCATGCGCGCCCCATTGGAGACATCAACTACGAGCACTGGGCGCAGCGCACGGCCGGATGTACGGCGGCTGACCTGGCACGGCTCGTCAACACTGCCGCCTTGGAAGCCTTTGCTGCCAATCAGCCGATTGCCGACCACCACCTGGCGGCGGCGCTGTCGAAGTTTGAAGCCAGTGAGCGTTTCGTAGGCACACGCCGCGCGTGGTCGGACATTGTGTTGACAGAAGAAGTGCGGGCGGCCTTTCGTCTCATCCAGTACCTGCTGGAAAATCCTGATGCCGGCCAGTCCTTTGGTCTCACGCCACCGCGTGGGGCTGTCCTGTACGGCCCACCGGGGACGGGCAAGACCACCCTGGCGCGCGTTCTGGCCCATGAGGCGCGGTGTAGCTTCTATGCCGTGACGCCGAGTGACATCTACGCCAAGTGGGCCGGTGAATCGGAACGTCGCGTCACGGAGCTGTTCCAGCGCGCCCGGGCGCATCGTCCGAGCATCATCTTTTTTGACGAAGCCGATGCCTTGTTTGGCGCGCGGTCTGCCGCTGCGGCTGAGGCTGCGCCCCATGTCAACCGCGTCCTGAATCAGTTTTTGGCCGAGATGGACGGCCTGCGGGCCAACGACCGCCTTTTTATCCTGGCGGCAACCAACCGGCTTGACCTCATTGACCCCGCCATGCTGCGTGCCGGCCGCCTGTCAGAAAAAATCCACGTTCCGCTGCCGGTGCAGGAACAACGCCTGGCGCTCTTCAGGCTGTTTACCCGGACCATGCAGCTTGATCCGTCCGTGCGGCTGGAGGAACTGGCTGCTGCAACAGCCGGGAAATCCGGCGCGGACATCGAGGAACTCTGTCATGCGGCGGCACGGGTGGCGTTTCTCCGGTATGTGGACCGGTCCGTGCCGTCACCTCAGCCGCTTGTGACCGGAGAAGACTTCCAGGCAGCGATGTCATTGTTGGGTATCGCTGTTTCGCCCTCGTCCTCCCCGTCGGCAACGGAAAAACGGTCAGCCCCGACATCAACCCTGTTGACGGAAGAAGTGGCCCTGATGTCTTAG
- a CDS encoding glycogen/starch/alpha-glucan phosphorylase, with amino-acid sequence MSEVKTSLSESAANLSAYESYHGLTAEAIQRSFLDHLEFTLAKDRFTVTHLDQYLALAYAVRDRLIERWLRTQDTYYRADAKRVYYLSMEFLMGRTLGNAIVNLNLKEECRRALLDLGYRLEDIQETEPDAGLGNGGLGRLAACFLDSMATLAIPGYGYGIRYEYGIFNQGIKDGEQVEQPDNWLRYGNPWEIARPEVLYPVHYYGEVVQFPNGNGKIAHKWIKTETVLAMAYDTPIPGYGVQNVNTLRLWSSKASREFDFHHFNEGDYISAVRSKTESETISKVLYPNDNRHSGKELRLKQEYFFVAATLQDIIRRYKKTRKTFDEFPDKVAIQLNDTHPAIAIAELMRIFVDVEDIPWEKAWELTRATVAYTNHTVLPEALEKWTVELLGKVLPRHLEIIYDINYHFLRDVRVRYPNNEELVQRVSLVEEPVLGIRPKSIRMANLAIVGSHRVNGVAALHTEIIKRELFRDFALMFPDKFENKTNGITQRRWLACCNPQLASLITEAIGDKWMTDLYEMEKLIPFADDPGFRQAWQKVKQDGKDILIEVVNQTWKQKLHIDKHSIFDCQVKRIHEYKRQLLNLLHAITLYNRLRHNPNLEMVPRTIFFSGKAAPGYRQAKLIIRLINAVADVINNDVITKDRLRVVFLPNYRVSLAEKIMPGAELSEQISTAGMEASGTGNMKFALNGALTIGTLDGANIEIAEEVGSDNIFIFGLTVEEIAKLKPHYSSWDYFHSDPELNEVLNMIGGGYFSPLDKELFHPILFSLLEGGDQYFVLADYHAYVECQERVAQAYLNQDQWTRKSILNAAKMGKFSSDRTIQEYAQSIWRVSPVAVNMATCDV; translated from the coding sequence ATGTCCGAAGTAAAAACATCACTTTCAGAATCGGCTGCCAATCTTTCAGCTTATGAGAGTTATCACGGACTCACCGCCGAAGCCATACAGCGGAGCTTTCTTGACCATCTCGAATTCACGCTCGCCAAAGACCGCTTCACCGTCACCCATCTCGATCAATATCTCGCCCTGGCTTACGCCGTCCGCGACCGGCTCATCGAACGCTGGCTGCGCACCCAGGATACTTACTATCGGGCAGATGCCAAACGGGTCTATTACCTCTCCATGGAGTTTCTCATGGGACGCACGTTGGGCAATGCCATCGTCAATCTCAACCTCAAGGAAGAATGCCGGAGAGCGCTGCTTGACCTTGGCTACCGGCTCGAAGACATCCAGGAAACCGAGCCGGATGCCGGGCTTGGCAATGGGGGGCTTGGGCGGCTGGCAGCCTGCTTCCTGGATTCCATGGCGACACTTGCCATCCCCGGCTACGGTTATGGTATCCGCTACGAGTACGGCATCTTCAACCAAGGAATCAAGGATGGCGAACAGGTCGAACAGCCGGACAACTGGCTCCGGTATGGAAACCCATGGGAGATTGCACGACCGGAAGTGCTCTATCCCGTCCACTACTACGGGGAGGTAGTCCAATTTCCAAACGGGAACGGCAAAATTGCTCACAAATGGATCAAAACCGAAACGGTTCTGGCTATGGCTTATGATACGCCTATTCCCGGATATGGCGTCCAAAATGTCAACACACTAAGGCTTTGGTCGTCGAAAGCATCACGCGAGTTTGACTTCCACCACTTCAATGAGGGTGATTACATAAGTGCCGTCAGGAGCAAAACAGAATCAGAAACTATCTCAAAGGTTCTCTACCCAAACGACAACCGGCACTCAGGCAAAGAACTTCGGCTAAAACAGGAATACTTTTTCGTTGCCGCTACACTTCAGGACATTATCCGACGCTACAAGAAGACAAGAAAAACTTTCGATGAATTCCCCGACAAAGTAGCCATACAGCTCAACGACACACATCCAGCTATTGCCATTGCCGAGCTGATGCGCATTTTTGTTGATGTGGAAGATATTCCATGGGAAAAAGCCTGGGAATTGACGCGGGCCACAGTGGCCTACACGAATCATACGGTTCTACCCGAAGCACTGGAAAAATGGACCGTTGAACTTTTGGGCAAGGTTCTGCCACGTCATCTGGAAATCATCTACGACATTAACTATCACTTTCTCCGGGACGTCAGGGTCAGGTATCCCAACAACGAGGAGCTTGTTCAACGGGTCTCCCTTGTTGAAGAGCCGGTTCTCGGTATTCGTCCCAAGTCCATACGCATGGCCAATCTGGCTATCGTTGGCTCACACCGGGTCAATGGCGTTGCAGCACTCCACACGGAGATCATCAAGCGCGAATTGTTCAGGGATTTTGCGCTGATGTTTCCCGACAAATTTGAAAACAAGACAAACGGTATCACGCAGAGAAGATGGTTGGCATGCTGTAACCCTCAGCTTGCCTCTCTCATCACGGAAGCCATTGGTGACAAATGGATGACCGATCTGTATGAGATGGAAAAACTCATTCCCTTTGCTGATGATCCGGGTTTCCGGCAAGCCTGGCAAAAAGTCAAGCAGGATGGCAAGGATATTCTCATTGAAGTCGTCAATCAGACCTGGAAACAGAAGCTGCACATAGACAAGCATTCGATCTTCGATTGTCAGGTCAAGAGAATTCACGAATACAAACGCCAACTGCTCAACCTGCTCCACGCGATTACACTCTACAACCGTCTCCGTCATAACCCGAACCTTGAGATGGTGCCACGAACCATCTTCTTTTCAGGGAAAGCGGCGCCGGGCTACCGTCAGGCAAAACTCATCATCCGTCTCATCAACGCTGTGGCTGACGTCATCAACAATGATGTCATTACGAAAGACCGTCTGCGGGTTGTTTTCCTTCCAAACTATCGCGTTTCCCTGGCAGAAAAAATTATGCCGGGGGCTGAGCTTTCGGAGCAGATTTCAACGGCTGGCATGGAAGCCAGCGGTACCGGCAATATGAAGTTTGCCCTCAACGGTGCCCTGACCATTGGAACGCTCGACGGTGCCAATATCGAGATTGCTGAAGAAGTCGGGTCCGACAACATATTCATTTTCGGACTCACCGTTGAGGAGATTGCCAAACTCAAGCCACATTATTCATCGTGGGATTACTTCCACAGCGATCCAGAGCTGAATGAAGTGCTCAACATGATTGGTGGTGGATACTTCAGCCCCCTGGACAAAGAGCTTTTTCACCCGATTCTGTTCTCCCTGCTCGAAGGGGGTGATCAGTACTTCGTTCTGGCTGACTATCACGCGTATGTTGAATGTCAGGAGCGTGTCGCGCAGGCCTACCTCAACCAGGACCAATGGACACGAAAATCCATTCTCAACGCAGCCAAAATGGGTAAGTTCTCCAGTGACCGGACAATTCAGGAGTATGCCCAATCCATCTGGAGAGTCTCACCCGTGGCGGTCAATATGGCGACCTGTGATGTCTAA